AAGGGTTGCAAGGAGGGCGATAAGAGTTGGAGTATGAAGAAAATGCAATACACTTTCAAGTTTTTCGTTGCCCCCTTCCTTCAGGATTTTTGTTCTTAGTCCTTGACCGATGAGAAGGGGAATGACGATATAAAAGAGAACGGAAAGAAGTAGAGTCCCCCAGGGAACATGAAGAGAGGACACCCCGAGAAGTATCCCCACAATCGGGGCAAAAGCAAAAACCATGATGGTGTCGTTAAGGGCTACTTGGCAAAGGGTAAAATAGGGGTCTCCCAGGCAAAGATGACTCCATACAAAGACCATCGCTGTGCAGGGGGCTGCTGCGAGCAAGATCAGTCCTGCCACATAAGAGTCGATCTGGTCGGCTGGAAGATAGTCTCGGAAAATATTTTTTATGAAAAGCCAGCCAAAGAAAGCCATTGAAAAAGGTTTAATGGCCCAGTTAACGATGAGGGTAATGAGCATTCCTTTTGTATGGGTTTTGACCTGGTGAAGTGCTCCAAAATCGATCTTCATGAGCATGGGAATAATCATGAGCCAAACAAAAAACCCTACCACCAGGTTTACCTTCATGAGCTCTAGGCTTCCCAGCAACCTGAAAACCGAAGGGTACATTTTCCCTAGGACAATTCCTGCCCCGATACACAATGCAACCCAAAGGGTAAGGTATTTTTCGAAAAACCCAATCGCATTTTTTTGCTCGGATCGCTCTTGAGATTGAACTTTCATGAAAACAATATTACCATATTACTAAAATAATAGAAATAAAAATTTAATTTTTTTTGAATCCTAGATTTTATTTTTATGAAAAGGATTGAATTGAATATTACAATAATTCTAATATAATAAAAATATTAAGATCATTTTTTCATGGACAACTCTACAGCTTTATCCATATTGAATGCGTTAGCTCACCAGACGCGTATCGAGATTTTCAAGTTGCTCATTAAAGCGGGTCCAAAGGGCTGTTGTCCAGGTGAACTTGCTGAAAAGCTTGGAGTTCCTTTGACAACCCTTTCTTTTCATCTTCACCATTTGAAAAATTCAACCCTTCTAAAAGCCACCCAAAAAGGAAGGCAAATTATCTATTGTGCCGATTTTGGCAAGATTGCTGAACTCATTGGCTTTTTACTTGAAGATTGCTGTGGGAAAGATTTGCAGTCATTGATCCCTTTTTTCTGCAAGGCGACCGAAGAAAAAGAAATTTCTAAGTTAAAGACACTGAACCCATGATTACACCTATAAAAGTCCTCTTTTTATGCACGGGCAACTCCGCTAGGTCGATTATGGCTGAAGCAATGCTGCGCCATTATGGTAAAGACCGTTACCTTGCTTTCAGTGCTGGCAGCAGTCCCAAGGGAGAAGTTCATCCCCTGGCCTTGGAAACGTTAAAAGAGCATGGAATTTCTTGCGATGCACTTCGGAGCAAATCCTTGCAGGAAATTTTGTCATCAAACTGCCCGACAATAGATTATGTCATAACGGTTTGTTCGAATGCTGCAAAAGAAGCCTGTCCTTTATTTCCCAAAAAAGCTTTAGTTGAACATTGGGATCTAGCTGATCCAGCAGCTGTTGAAGGGCCGTTAAGCTTAAGAAAAGAAGCTTTTGAGAATACATTTAAAGAATTACACCAAAAAATTCATTCTTTTTTATTAAACTCCTAATCACTTTTTTTTCTTTTTTTTCAAAAAAGCCTTTTTTTAGCAGATCTCTGCAAAAAAGAATGTTTTACAATAAAAAGAGCTTTATAAACTCATACTGTGTTGAAATCAAAAGAGATCGGTCGAGCTTTAGAAAAGTTATTTCTTTTTATCCCGGCTTTATCCCGTCAGTTCATTATAAGCTCTCTCTTTTTTTCCTTTAGTATTTATATTCTTTACAGCACAAGTATTGCACAGAATATAAAAAAGAACGACTTATCTCCATACTTAGTACCTTCTCCCTGTGAATATCCCACCTGTTCAGGACGATGGATTCATGGCCAAGTTTATCCAAGAGAAAAATTTAGTTTGGATTCACAAAAAAACGAGCTTCAACCACTCTCTGCCATGCCCATCGAATGTCCTGAATGGATCGGGTGGGTTGAGGGAAGGCATGCAGGGGTAGGGGCAGGCATCGATTATGTTCGAGACAAACTGGTAGTGGTGGAAAAGAAAAAGAACAATCCCAAAAGATGGGTGTTTAAAAGCTCTTATTCATTTATAGACGGCTGGCTTTTCTGCCAGGTTGAAGGCATACGAGCCAGGGCGGTTGCCCTTCGGTCAAGAAGTTTTAGTAGGCAATTCCTTATCGAAGTTTTCGACCTGGATAGCGGACAAAAAGTAAGAGTCGAAAACAAATTGCAAGCGAGTTTCGGACGAACCCCATGGGAACAGCTTTTGCGGGACGATGTGGATTTTCTGCCCTATTCCTTTTATCCGACTCAGTCTGACAAAGAAAAAGACAATCCTGTAATCGTATCCGCCCAGTACCATCCCGAAAAAAAAACAACTCATATTATGTTTGTTTTGAAAAGTGGTAAAAAGGTTGAAATGGAAAACCCTGGAATTTGCTGGGATTTCAAGGTTGCCCGGAATGGGACTGTAGGTTGGATCAAGGATTTGGAAGCAAAAAGGAAATGGTCATACCTTGAATTTTATAAAGAGGGAGAGATATTTTTACGAATCTTCGGGAAATATCCTCAAATTCAAAACTGGTATTTTGAAAGGGGAGGAGAAGGAGCTGTCTTTTCTTCGTTTGTAGAATCAAAACCAGTTGTTTACGAACGTTATGATTTAACGGTTGGTCAAAGGATCGATTACGACGAAACTTCAGAAGACAAGTGGCTTGAGCTTAAACCTTGGAGCAAACCCCTTGAATCGGAAGGAAAAACAACTTTTTGGACCACCCGGGTCGAATTCATTGCTGGGAAGGATAGTGATAAAGCAACTCAACAGGGATCTCCTTCGGCTCAACAACGATAATCCCTGCATCACTGGGAATAGACGACAAGTAATCGGAAAGCCGCTTATCGAGGTAAACCTCGTGATGGGTGGAAGAAGCATGTAAGAACCGAAGAATACCCTTTGGGTCTCTATAAGCGATACCGACATGAGAAGTATAGGAATGGGGGTCATGGGTAGTAATAGCGATGATATCTCCGTTTGAAATTTTGGGTTCAATAGCTCGGACGCGATTTTTTGGGATGTGATAGACATTAAGTTGAGATACCCTTTTTTCTATCCGAGCCATTGCCGGTAGCAAGGAAGGATTGTTGCGCAGGTAGCGGTATTGGTGCCAGCCGGCAGTCATTTCCTTGACCTCCCTATGGATGGGTACGCCGTGGAGACTTCTGGTTTTGTCGACGAGCAGGCCTCTTTTCTGGTTATCGACAAAAAGTTCTTCTAAGAAGTGTATACGGGAAAGGTAACTGCCCGTACACTCTCCGTTCCTGTATCGCTCGATTTCTATAAGCTTGAGCAAAGTTTGAGGAGTCCAGAGTTTTTCATCGTAATGAAGCATTCGGGCAAAAGCCAAGCTGATCTCATAGAAAGTCCAACAATCCATGGCATAGAAATTGACTGAAGGCGACTCTATCCGATCATCGATTTCAAGGGTATAATGACGGTAAGGAGTACCCACTAAAGAAAGTCCCACTTGCACGATCCTTTCACCTAAGGGAAGTGAAGCCCAATCTTTTTCTTTGGCAAGCTTGATTAACTGCTCGAATTTTTCTTTTCCGACGAATACTCTAGAAGGAGGAAGAAAAATATTTCCGTAGCTTTCTCTAAAGGCAAAAGTTAAAATCAAAAGAAGGAAAAAAACGGTTTTTTTCTGACTGACCCCCACAACTTACCCTAAAGTTTCTTTGCGATTTATCAACTGAAATGATTAAGATCCAGATTAGGAAATATATTGTCAGTGTATTCGCAATATTCGAGCAAGCTTTTGTTTATCTTTTTATGCATTATGCAAGAGCAAAGTTCGAAAAACCGATTGAGATGGCTGGTTATTCTTGATGTAGCATATTCCTTAGCCGTGGAGCGACTGATCAAAAAGGGCCAATCACTTGCCTGTGCCAACAGAAGTTCTCTTGCTGCTTGTTTAAGGCAACGAAGGACCGAGCCATCCGCTTTGCGATGTTTACGAATTAGACCTGTTAGAAGGTGTGCTGCCTCATGCAAGGGAGGATAGATAAAATCATTGGTTTCATTGAGCCACATTTTTGAATGCCCTCCCCATCCCCAGGAAGACGGAGAAGGCTGACATATCTGGTGTGTTGGGAAAAAAGAAAGGTATTCCGAGGGCGTTGTCAGGGCAAGGACTTCGCTTTGGCTGGCTTTCTTTAAAAGTTCTTTTAGAAAAAGGGGACCTTCGAACCACCAATGACCGAAAAGTTCACAGTCAAAGGGACAGAAGACGATGGGTTTAATGGATCGGGGTAAAAATTGAAGGGCCTTGATGATCTGTTTTTCTCTTTTATGAATAAAATCCTCGGCATGGATTTTAGCCTTTTCTTGGGCTTTTTTAGGTTCGTATAGTTCTTTGTGATCACTGTTGCCTGTTATCCGGTGGTATTTAATCGATGTAAATTTTCTTTGGCCGGAGGGAAGAATGTAAGGCTTGATATAGTTAAGCTCGGCATCGAATCCAAGATCACGGTAAAATTCGCGGTAATCGGGATCTCCGGGATACCCTTGCTCAGCACTCCATACTTCTTTACTCGAGAGGTTATCGCGACCGAATGCCGCAGGACCAGCTGGGGTATAAATGGGACAGAATAGTCCGAAACAGGGTCGAGGCCTGGACAAAAGAATACCGTTAGCTTCAAGGACGAACCATTTGATATCTGCTTCTTGCAGGATCATTTCAACTCCAGGATAGTAACCGCATTCAGGCAGCCACAAGCCTTTGGGGTAGGATTGGAAACAATCGATAAAACTCTCAAGGCCAACAAATATTTGGGCTTTAACAGCCTCCTTGGGATTTCTCAGAAGAGGTAAATAGCCATGAGTAGCGGTAGAGGTGATGAGTTCAAGAGTCTTTTGTTCTTGATGTTTTTTAAATTG
The DNA window shown above is from Methylacidiphilum caldifontis and carries:
- the arsB gene encoding ACR3 family arsenite efflux transporter produces the protein MKVQSQERSEQKNAIGFFEKYLTLWVALCIGAGIVLGKMYPSVFRLLGSLELMKVNLVVGFFVWLMIIPMLMKIDFGALHQVKTHTKGMLITLIVNWAIKPFSMAFFGWLFIKNIFRDYLPADQIDSYVAGLILLAAAPCTAMVFVWSHLCLGDPYFTLCQVALNDTIMVFAFAPIVGILLGVSSLHVPWGTLLLSVLFYIVIPLLIGQGLRTKILKEGGNEKLESVLHFLHTPTLIALLATLVLLFGFQGKIILQDPWVILLLAIPIVIQVYFNSAIAYALSLKFKVAHCAAGPSALIGASNFFELAVATAISLYGLDSGAALATVVGVLIEVPVMLSVVEIVKKTKGWFGT
- a CDS encoding ArsR/SmtB family transcription factor yields the protein MDNSTALSILNALAHQTRIEIFKLLIKAGPKGCCPGELAEKLGVPLTTLSFHLHHLKNSTLLKATQKGRQIIYCADFGKIAELIGFLLEDCCGKDLQSLIPFFCKATEEKEISKLKTLNP
- a CDS encoding arsenate reductase ArsC, translating into MITPIKVLFLCTGNSARSIMAEAMLRHYGKDRYLAFSAGSSPKGEVHPLALETLKEHGISCDALRSKSLQEILSSNCPTIDYVITVCSNAAKEACPLFPKKALVEHWDLADPAAVEGPLSLRKEAFENTFKELHQKIHSFLLNS
- a CDS encoding N-acetylmuramoyl-L-alanine amidase-like domain-containing protein — protein: MGVSQKKTVFFLLLILTFAFRESYGNIFLPPSRVFVGKEKFEQLIKLAKEKDWASLPLGERIVQVGLSLVGTPYRHYTLEIDDRIESPSVNFYAMDCWTFYEISLAFARMLHYDEKLWTPQTLLKLIEIERYRNGECTGSYLSRIHFLEELFVDNQKRGLLVDKTRSLHGVPIHREVKEMTAGWHQYRYLRNNPSLLPAMARIEKRVSQLNVYHIPKNRVRAIEPKISNGDIIAITTHDPHSYTSHVGIAYRDPKGILRFLHASSTHHEVYLDKRLSDYLSSIPSDAGIIVVEPKEIPVELLYHYPSQQ
- a CDS encoding glycoside hydrolase family 57 protein codes for the protein MKAPLGYLALLLHAHLPFVRHPEHEECLEEDWFFEALTESYIPLLWVFDELFLSGVAFKLSLSLSPTLCTMLKDPLLLQRYERYLSKRLELCSKEIDRYGADPIRLSLAQFYKERFQAVWTAFTQSYEKNLLGQFKKHQEQKTLELITSTATHGYLPLLRNPKEAVKAQIFVGLESFIDCFQSYPKGLWLPECGYYPGVEMILQEADIKWFVLEANGILLSRPRPCFGLFCPIYTPAGPAAFGRDNLSSKEVWSAEQGYPGDPDYREFYRDLGFDAELNYIKPYILPSGQRKFTSIKYHRITGNSDHKELYEPKKAQEKAKIHAEDFIHKREKQIIKALQFLPRSIKPIVFCPFDCELFGHWWFEGPLFLKELLKKASQSEVLALTTPSEYLSFFPTHQICQPSPSSWGWGGHSKMWLNETNDFIYPPLHEAAHLLTGLIRKHRKADGSVLRCLKQAARELLLAQASDWPFLISRSTAKEYATSRITSHLNRFFELCSCIMHKKINKSLLEYCEYTDNIFPNLDLNHFS